In Streptomyces sp. DG2A-72, one genomic interval encodes:
- a CDS encoding TerC family protein translates to MNVSLTVWLLTVAALCALVAVDFFIGRKPHDVSVKEAGIWTAVWVVLACLFGLGLVVFGGGQPAGEFFAGFITEKSLSVDNLFVFVLIMAKFSVPTQYQQRVLMVGVLMALVLRAGFIAAGAAIISTFSWVFYLFGAFLIWTAWKLIQDARKEEHEEEYQENKLLKMVERRFGVADRYHGTKLWVEQNGKRVMTPMLVVMLAIGSTDVLFALDSIPAIYGLTKDPYIVFTANAFALMGLRQLYFLIGGLLKKLVHLSYGLSIILGFIGVKLVLHALHESGVHVPEISIPFSLGFIVLVLAVTTVTSLRAAKKQEQENERERVA, encoded by the coding sequence GTGAACGTCTCCCTCACCGTCTGGCTGCTGACCGTAGCCGCCCTCTGCGCGCTCGTCGCCGTCGACTTCTTCATCGGACGCAAACCGCATGACGTGTCGGTCAAGGAGGCGGGGATCTGGACGGCCGTATGGGTGGTGCTGGCCTGTCTGTTCGGGCTCGGCCTGGTCGTCTTCGGCGGTGGGCAGCCCGCCGGTGAGTTCTTCGCCGGGTTCATCACCGAGAAGTCGCTGAGCGTCGACAACCTCTTCGTCTTCGTCCTGATCATGGCGAAGTTCTCGGTGCCCACGCAGTACCAGCAGCGCGTGCTGATGGTCGGCGTCCTGATGGCCCTCGTCCTGCGGGCGGGCTTCATCGCGGCCGGCGCGGCGATCATCTCCACGTTCTCGTGGGTGTTCTACCTCTTCGGCGCCTTCCTGATCTGGACCGCCTGGAAGCTGATCCAGGACGCCCGCAAGGAGGAGCACGAGGAGGAGTACCAGGAGAACAAGCTGCTCAAGATGGTCGAGCGCCGCTTCGGAGTGGCCGACCGCTACCACGGCACCAAGCTGTGGGTCGAGCAGAACGGCAAGCGGGTCATGACCCCGATGCTGGTCGTGATGCTCGCCATCGGCTCGACGGACGTGCTCTTCGCCCTCGACTCCATCCCCGCCATCTACGGTCTGACCAAGGACCCGTACATCGTCTTCACGGCCAACGCGTTCGCGTTGATGGGTCTGCGGCAGCTGTACTTCCTCATCGGTGGCCTGCTGAAGAAGCTGGTCCACCTCAGCTACGGCCTGTCGATCATCCTCGGCTTCATCGGCGTCAAGCTGGTGCTGCACGCCCTGCACGAGTCCGGGGTCCACGTCCCCGAGATCTCCATCCCCTTCTCGCTCGGCTTCATCGTGCTCGTCCTGGCGGTGACGACGGTGACGAGCCTGCGCGCCGCGAAGAAGCAGGAGCAGGAGAACGAGCGGGAACGCGTGGCATAG
- a CDS encoding alpha/beta hydrolase codes for MTQVPPPFDPELAAALETIKDMISPSLTSEEIKEVRTGPGIQMLAELDLSDGGFFEIEDRVVPGPEGAPDISLLICRPAAEPVAGPRPIVYHVHGGGMVLGNNRVGVDVPLAWARELDAVVVSVEYRLAPEHPHPAPVEDVYAGLLWTAEHAEKITGDPERIVVAGASAGGGLCAALALLTRDRKGLQPVGQLLMCPMLDDRNDTPSSYQMAGLGIWDRTSNETGWTALLGEARGGPDVPAYAAPARAEDLTGLPPAFLDVGSAETFRDEVVAYASRLWLAGGVAELHVWPGGFHGFDGFAPQAALSQAARAAHVQWLRRLLGS; via the coding sequence ATGACCCAGGTGCCGCCCCCGTTCGACCCCGAGCTCGCCGCCGCGCTGGAGACGATCAAGGACATGATCTCGCCCAGTCTCACGTCCGAGGAGATCAAGGAGGTGAGGACCGGCCCGGGCATCCAGATGCTGGCCGAGCTGGACCTCTCCGACGGCGGGTTCTTCGAGATCGAGGACCGGGTCGTGCCGGGTCCGGAGGGAGCCCCGGACATCTCACTGCTGATCTGCCGTCCGGCCGCCGAACCGGTCGCGGGCCCGCGTCCGATCGTCTATCACGTCCACGGCGGCGGCATGGTCCTCGGCAATAACCGGGTCGGCGTGGACGTACCACTGGCCTGGGCCCGCGAGCTGGACGCGGTCGTGGTGTCCGTCGAGTACCGGCTGGCGCCGGAGCATCCGCATCCGGCACCGGTCGAGGACGTGTACGCGGGTCTGCTGTGGACGGCGGAACACGCCGAGAAGATCACCGGGGACCCGGAGCGGATCGTCGTCGCCGGCGCCAGCGCGGGCGGCGGGCTGTGCGCGGCGCTGGCTCTGCTCACCCGTGACCGCAAGGGCCTGCAGCCGGTCGGGCAGCTCCTGATGTGCCCGATGCTGGACGACCGCAACGACACGCCGTCGTCGTACCAGATGGCGGGCCTCGGCATATGGGACCGCACGTCCAACGAGACCGGCTGGACGGCCCTGCTCGGCGAGGCGCGCGGCGGCCCGGACGTGCCCGCCTACGCGGCACCGGCCCGGGCCGAGGACCTGACCGGGCTGCCGCCGGCCTTCCTGGACGTCGGCTCCGCGGAGACCTTCCGGGACGAGGTCGTCGCCTACGCCTCACGCCTCTGGCTGGCCGGCGGCGTGGCCGAGCTGCATGTCTGGCCGGGCGGCTTCCACGGCTTCGACGGCTTCGCCCCGCAGGCGGCCCTGTCCCAGGCGGCCCGGGCGGCGCATGTGCAGTGGCTGCGACGGCTGCTGGGGAGCTGA
- a CDS encoding helix-turn-helix domain-containing protein gives MKELAGRLTALDPDAGAAVRVIAYFDRLSESRAGLEALVRGAAVLAGVPARLLDADRRVQMRVEPDGTRQDSDLPPDPGWPSAALIPDGAPALWLERAEAEPSVVDAVILERAAGAVRRVLDRTRGRAPVDDPALVETLLDATAPEAARLHAARRLGLDPAGRARALAPYDGHPRIAPARPGTEPPHTGQRMGVGPAVPVLDLPRSWTAARTALRFTADGTAQDPGARVVHADDLGGIALIADLVVPGAEPPPDVRAVEAAAAATPWLLATLNAVASTASLRAAATGINVHHSTLQDRLAHAEHLLGWPVRTPQGRLRLQLALTMRHLARS, from the coding sequence ATGAAAGAGCTGGCCGGGCGCCTGACGGCGCTGGATCCGGACGCCGGCGCCGCCGTGCGGGTCATCGCCTACTTCGACCGACTGTCCGAGTCCCGGGCCGGTCTGGAGGCGCTGGTGCGCGGGGCGGCCGTACTGGCCGGGGTGCCCGCGCGGCTGCTCGACGCCGACCGGCGGGTACAGATGCGCGTGGAGCCGGACGGCACCCGGCAGGACTCCGACCTCCCGCCCGATCCCGGCTGGCCCTCGGCGGCGCTCATTCCGGACGGTGCGCCGGCGCTGTGGCTGGAGCGCGCGGAGGCGGAGCCCAGTGTGGTCGACGCGGTGATCCTGGAGCGGGCGGCCGGTGCCGTACGGCGGGTCCTCGACCGCACCCGGGGCCGGGCCCCCGTCGACGACCCCGCCCTCGTCGAAACCCTCCTCGACGCCACCGCCCCGGAGGCGGCCCGGCTGCACGCCGCCCGCCGGCTGGGCCTGGACCCCGCGGGACGGGCCCGCGCCCTGGCCCCGTACGACGGCCACCCCCGCATCGCACCGGCGCGCCCGGGGACCGAGCCACCGCACACCGGACAGCGCATGGGCGTCGGACCCGCCGTCCCCGTGCTCGACCTGCCGCGCTCCTGGACGGCGGCCCGCACCGCCCTGCGCTTCACGGCGGACGGCACCGCCCAGGACCCCGGCGCGCGCGTCGTGCACGCCGACGACCTGGGCGGTATCGCGCTCATCGCCGACCTGGTCGTCCCCGGTGCCGAACCCCCGCCCGACGTCCGCGCCGTGGAGGCGGCGGCCGCGGCGACGCCCTGGCTGCTGGCCACGCTGAACGCGGTCGCCTCGACGGCGAGCCTGCGCGCGGCGGCCACCGGGATCAACGTCCACCACTCCACGCTCCAGGACCGGCTGGCCCACGCCGAGCATCTGCTGGGCTGGCCGGTGCGCACCCCGCAGGGCCGACTCAGGCTGCAACTGGCCCTGACCATGCGGCACTTGGCGCGCTCATAG